The genomic interval GGAGTTGGTATAAAGTTCAAGTTTCTGAAAGTCATCCATGGGTTCCTCCTGATAGAACAAATGCCCGAAAATTCGGACACGAGATGCTTATTTATATCTATTTCCCTTTTCTTGACTCATTATAAGATATAAATAAATTTTGTCAATAACTTTTTCAATTTTCTTGATTAAAAAATCAATTTTATTTATTTCGCTCTTTGACTTTTCAAAATTATGTTTTTATGTAACGAAAAAGCGGGCTTCTGTCTCGTCAGAAGTCCGCTTTTTGAACAATTTGTCGTTTTGGGAGCTAAACTCTCGGCAAGTTTGGCTTGAAAAGGTCGTAGCTCTCAAGCGCCTTGCCACATCCAATGGCCACGCAAGCCAGCGGGTTGTCGGCCAAATAGGCTGGCACACCCGTTTCTTTAGTCAACAACTTATCAATCCCGCGCAAGAGCGCCCCACCCCCGCACACGACCATTCCCCGATCAATGGTGTCGGAAACCAGTTCCGGCGGTGTCTTCTCCAGCACTGCTTTGACCATGCCAATAATAGAACCAAGTGGCTCAGTCATGGCCTCCACCACTTCACTGGTGCTAATCGTCACCGCCCGGGGCAAACCCGTCACCTGATCCCGGCCCTGCACTTCCATCGTCAACTCTTCGTCCACCGGCACTGCCGCACCGATTCTGATCTTCACATCTTCTGCCGTCGGCTCGCCGATGACCAGGCCATATTTCTTGCGAATGTAGCTAGTGATGGCTTCGTCAAGTTTCATGCCGCCGATCCGGGCCGAGTTGGCGACGACAATGCCGTTGACGGCAATCACCGCCGCCTCGCTGGCCCCGCCGCCGAGATCAACGATCATGTTGCCGGTCGGCGTTCCCACCGGCAGGCCGGCCCCGAGCGCGGCGGCCAGCGGCTCTTGAACCAAATAGACTTCACGGCTCCCGGCCTGCAGGGCCGCCTGGTACACCGCCCGGCTTTCAACACTGGTCACGCCATAAGGCACGCTCACCATCACCCGCGGCTTGAAGAGGCGAAACGGGCCGCATATTTTCTGGATGAAGTAGTAGAGCATGCGTTCGGTCACTTCGTAATCGGCAATAACGCCGTCGCGAAGCGGCCTCATGACTTCAATCGACTCGGGGGCGCGGCCCTGCATTTCTTTGGCCTCCTGCCCCACGGCGACGATCTTCTGTTCGTCCACCTGGATCGCCACAATAGACGGCTCGTGTAAAACGATCTCGCCGTTTTCGTAGCACAACACATTGACCGTGCCCAGGTCAATGCCAATATCTTTAGAGAGAAGCGCCATGAGGGGGTATTCTACTTACAACTGCCCGTATCGGCAAACCTCCCGAAGGCTCAATGTCCGAGCCTTCGGGAGGTTGCGGAGCAATCACTAACCCATCATCGGTGGCGAGCCTGAACGACGTTTCTTCTGGCCCACCTTCAAGCGGATATTCGAGCGCCGGAGGGCATTCTCGATCTCGGCAAAGCGGTCGGAGCCGGGCGGCAGGCCCTGGGCCAGCAGTTCTTCGGCCCGCTTGCGGGCGGCCTCAGCGCGCGCAGTGTCAATCTCGTCGGCGTGTTCAGCCGAGTCGGCCAGCACCGTCACCTTACTGGGGGTCACCTCCAAAATGCCGCCGCCGATGGCGAATGGATATTCCTGCCCGCCTTTGCGAACAAGCAGTTCGCCCTGCTTCAAAGTGGTGAGCAAGGGCGCGTGGTGGGGCAGAACACCCAGCACCCCGTCAATCCCTGGCGCAACCACCATATCCACTTCGTCGGAGAAGACGATGCGTTCCTGAGTCACAATGTCGCAATGGATTGGCATAGTCAGGTAGTCGGGTAGTCAAGTGGTCAAGTGGCCGGATAGTCATTCGCCGACTACCAGACTACTTGACCAACAGACTATTCGACTAAAGCGTCTTCGCCTTCTCAACCGCGCCTTCGATCGTGCCAATGTACATGAAAGCCTGCTCCGGCAGGTCATCGTGTTTGCCGTCGAGAATCTCACGGAAAGAGCGCACTGTCTCCTTCATCGGCACATAAGCGCCTGACACGCCGGTGAAGCGTTCGGCCACGAAGAACGGCTGCGAGAAGAAGCGCTCGATCTTGCGGGCGCGGGCGACCAGCAGTTTGTCGTCTTCTGAAAGCTCGTCCACGCCAAGGATGGCGATGATGTCCTGCAGGTCTTTGTACTTCTGCAATACCTGCTTGACCTCGCGGGCGGTGCGATAGTGCTCGTCGCCGACAATAAGCGGGTCGAGGGCGCGGGAAGTTGAAGTGAGCGGGTCAACAGCCGGGAAGATGCCACGCGCGGCAATCGGGCGCTCGAGGGCGATGGTGGCGTCGAGGTGGGTGAAGGTCGCCACCGGGGCCGGGTCGGAGTAATCGTCGGCGGGCACGTAGACGGCTTGCATGGAAGTGATCGAGCCGCGCTTGGTGGAGGTGATTCGTTCCTGCAGTTCACCCATTTCAGTTGCCAGCGATGGTTGATAACCGACGGCGGAAGGCATGCGGCCAAGCAAAGCCGACACTTCCGAGCCGCTCATGACGAAACGGAAGATGTTGTCTACAAACAACAACACGTCCCGGCCTTCGTCGCGGAAGTATTCACACATCGCCAGCGCCGTCAGGGCCACGCGCAGGCGCACGCCCGCCGGTTCGTTCATCTGGCCGTAGACCATCACCGTGTCCTTCATCACGTCCGCTTCAATCATTTCGCGATACAGTTGTGTGCCTTCGCGGGTGCGCTCGCCCACCCCGGCAAACACCGAGTTGCCTTTGTGGACGGTGGCAATGGAGCGAATGAGTTCGGTGATAACGATGGTTTTGCCCACACCCGCGCCGCCGAAGATACCGGTCTTGCCGCCTTTGGTGAACGGGGCAATCAGGTCAATGGCTTTGATGCCGGTCTCCAGCACTTCCACGCGGGTAGACTGATCCTCAAATTTGGGCGCGGGTCGGTGGATGGGATAGTAGGTGTCACTCGACACGGGTCCCAGTTCATCAATAGGGCGGCCCAGCACGTTGAAGATGCGGCCCAGGGTGGCCGGG from Chloroflexota bacterium carries:
- a CDS encoding F0F1 ATP synthase subunit epsilon gives rise to the protein MPIHCDIVTQERIVFSDEVDMVVAPGIDGVLGVLPHHAPLLTTLKQGELLVRKGGQEYPFAIGGGILEVTPSKVTVLADSAEHADEIDTARAEAARKRAEELLAQGLPPGSDRFAEIENALRRSNIRLKVGQKKRRSGSPPMMG
- the atpD gene encoding F0F1 ATP synthase subunit beta — protein: MTLSNGKIVQIQGGVVDCEFPAENLPEIYEAVEIHRPGTESLVLEVQKHLGHNWVRCVAMDTTDGLRRGDVAASTGAPISVPVGPATLGRIFNVLGRPIDELGPVSSDTYYPIHRPAPKFEDQSTRVEVLETGIKAIDLIAPFTKGGKTGIFGGAGVGKTIVITELIRSIATVHKGNSVFAGVGERTREGTQLYREMIEADVMKDTVMVYGQMNEPAGVRLRVALTALAMCEYFRDEGRDVLLFVDNIFRFVMSGSEVSALLGRMPSAVGYQPSLATEMGELQERITSTKRGSITSMQAVYVPADDYSDPAPVATFTHLDATIALERPIAARGIFPAVDPLTSTSRALDPLIVGDEHYRTAREVKQVLQKYKDLQDIIAILGVDELSEDDKLLVARARKIERFFSQPFFVAERFTGVSGAYVPMKETVRSFREILDGKHDDLPEQAFMYIGTIEGAVEKAKTL
- a CDS encoding rod shape-determining protein, with amino-acid sequence MALLSKDIGIDLGTVNVLCYENGEIVLHEPSIVAIQVDEQKIVAVGQEAKEMQGRAPESIEVMRPLRDGVIADYEVTERMLYYFIQKICGPFRLFKPRVMVSVPYGVTSVESRAVYQAALQAGSREVYLVQEPLAAALGAGLPVGTPTGNMIVDLGGGASEAAVIAVNGIVVANSARIGGMKLDEAITSYIRKKYGLVIGEPTAEDVKIRIGAAVPVDEELTMEVQGRDQVTGLPRAVTISTSEVVEAMTEPLGSIIGMVKAVLEKTPPELVSDTIDRGMVVCGGGALLRGIDKLLTKETGVPAYLADNPLACVAIGCGKALESYDLFKPNLPRV